From Salvelinus namaycush isolate Seneca chromosome 2, SaNama_1.0, whole genome shotgun sequence, one genomic window encodes:
- the LOC120060235 gene encoding red-sensitive opsin-2, which produces MAELGVFAARRHDDTTRDSGFAYTNSNNTKDPFEGPNYHIAPRWVYNLSTLWMIFVVIASVFTNGLVLVATAKFKKLQHPLNWILVNLAIADIGETLLASTISVCNQIFGYFILGHPMCVFEGYTVSVCGIAALWSLAVISWERWVVVCKPFGNVKFDGKWAMGGIIFSWVWAAFWCAPPIFGWSRYWPHGLKTSCGPDVFGGNEDPGVKSYMITLMITCCFFPLFVIIFCYIFVWLAIRAVAAQQKDSESTQKAEKEVSRMVVVMIIAFCVCWGPYTCFACFSAANPGYAFHPLAAALPAYFAKSATIYNPVIYVFMNKQFRSCIMQLFGKEEDDGSEVSTSKTEVSTVAPA; this is translated from the exons ATGGCAGAGCTAGGAGTGTTTGCTGCCAGGCGGCACGACGATACAACGAGAGATTCAGGTTTCGCCTACACCAACAGCAATAACACCAAAG ATCCTTTTGAGGGCCCCAACTACCACATTGCTCCAAGATGGGTGTACAATCTCTCAACACTTTGGATGATCTTTGTGGTCATTGCCTCAGTCTTCACCAATGGCCTGGTACTGGTGGCCACTGCAAAATTCAAGAAGCTCCAACACCCTCTGAACTGGATCTTGGTCAACCTTGCTATTGCTGACATTGGAGAAACACTTTTGGCAAGCACCATCAGCGTTTGCAACCAGATTTTTGGCTACTTCATTCTGGGACATCCAATGTGTGTCTTTGAGGGatacactgtgtctgtgtgtg GTATTGCTGCTCTGTGGTCCCTGGCTGTCATCTCTTGGGAGAGATGGGTGGTGGTGTGCAAGCCCTTTGGAAATGTCAAGTTTGATGGCAAATGGGCCATGGGAGGCATCATCTTCTCCTGGGTCTGGGCTGCTTTCTGGTGTGCCCCCCCCATCTTTGGCTGGAGCAG GTACTGGCCTCACGGCCTGAAGACTTCCTGCGGACCTGATGTGTTCGGAGGCAATGAGGATCCTGGAGTCAAGTCCTACATGATTACTCTCATGATTACATGCTGCTTCTTCCCACTGTTCGTGATCATCTTCTGCTACATTTTTGTGTGGCTAGCCATTCGTGCT GTTGCTGCGCAGCAGAAAGACTCTGAGTCAACACAGAAGGCCGAGAAGGAAGTGTCCAGGATGGTTGTTGTCATGATTATAGCTTTCTGTGTATGCTGGGGACCTTATACCTGCTTTGCCTGCTTTTCTGCGGCTAACCCTGGGTATGCTTTCCACCCTCTGGCTGCTGCACTGCCTGCCTACTTTGCCAAGAGCGCCACCATCTACAATCCAGTTATCTATGTCTTCATGAACAAACAG TTCCGTTCTTGCATCATGCAGCTCTTTGGCAAGGAGGAAGATGATGGCTCTGAAGTGTCTACATCAAAAACAGAGGTTTCCACTGTGGCACCTGCATAA